A DNA window from Ctenopharyngodon idella isolate HZGC_01 chromosome 8, HZGC01, whole genome shotgun sequence contains the following coding sequences:
- the LOC127517807 gene encoding probable serine/threonine-protein kinase clkA gives MSTNHRYYYNYHINYLFTCHNTTCTSTDYDYSYNAIYTGNNDNYNSTFISTDYNYNTTYTGNNDNYNSTFISTDYNYNTTYTGNIDNYNATFNTTDYNYNTTVTSINYNATFNTTDYNYDTTYTSIDYNTTFNTTDYNYNATFTSINYNTTFNTTDYNYNTTFTSINYNATFNTTDYNYNTTYTSIDYNTTFNTTDYNYNTTYTSIDYNTTFNTTDYNYDTTFTSINYNTTFNTTDYNYNTTFNTTDYNYNTTFTSINYNATFNTTDYNYNTTYTSIDYNYNATYTGNNDSYNATFTSIDYSYNTTYTGISNN, from the exons ATGAG TACTAACCACAGATACTACTACAACTACCACATCAATTACCTCTTTACCTGCCACAACACCACCTGCACCAGCACCGACTACGACTACAGCTACAACGCCATTTACACCGGCAATAATGACAACTACAACTCCACCTTCATTAGTACTGACTACAACTACAACACCACTTACACCGGCAATAATGACAACTACAACTCCACCTTCATTAGTACTGACTACAACTACAACACCACTTACACCGGCAATATCGACAACTACAACGCCACTTTCAACACCACAGACTACAACTACAACACCACCGTCACCAGCATCAACTACAACGCCACCTTCAACACCACCGACTACAACTACGACACCACCTACACCAGCATCGACTACAACACCACCTTTAACACCACCGACTACAACTACAACGCCACCTTCACCAGCATCAACTACAACACTACCTTCAACACCACCGACTACAACTACAACACCACCTTCACCAGCATCAACTACAACGCCACCTTCAACACCACCGACTACAACTACAACACCACCTACACCAGCATCGACTACAACACCACCTTCAACACCACCGACTACAACTACAACACCACCTACACCAGCATCGACTACAACACCACCTTCAACACCACCGACTACAACTACGACACCACCTTCACCAGCATCAACTACAACACCACCTTCAACACCACCGACTACAACTACAACACCACCTTCAACACCACCGACTACAACTACAACACCACCTTCACCAGCATCAACTACAACGCCACCTTCAACACCACCGACTACAACTACAACACCACCTACACCAGCATCGACTACAACTACAACGCCACTTACACGGGTAATAACGACAGCTACAACGCCACCTTCACCAGCATCGACTACAGCTACAACACCACTTACACCGGCATCAGCAACAATTGA